One Brassica napus cultivar Da-Ae chromosome C4, Da-Ae, whole genome shotgun sequence genomic region harbors:
- the LOC125586059 gene encoding uncharacterized protein LOC125586059 gives GTSRIAARSGSQGIRRKQSFETTLTDTMTGFREFQRQSLQQLRPNSFDEDDYNGFDTAVKIFESMELPNDTNFYWACIHAFKEERFWRKYFVDRAERTTEDKLKFLQVLTGYTPDNEFVGKRLESGQKFGSPTCGQCNSGFQQWGTPPSAPQWGTPPNAPQWSSPSNSPQWGTPPNAPQWGTPPNAPQWGTHPVPQWGAPQNFQQWGSLTSTQQWGPTSTVPQWGSSPTTHRWGSSQDAPQYIPPRNVQHGFSLETEVQTTTHEKEVPVSENVIRGVSPEFTNYASTSKASRPRRRGGLFNIWGTERGLNLNETQESDSTSDN, from the coding sequence GGAACCTCCCGGATCGCTGCCAGGAGTGGATCCCAAGGAATTCGTAGAAAACAATCATTCGAGACAACTCTGACAGATACGATGACGGGTTTTAGAGAGTTTCAGCGCCAAAGTTTGCAACAACTACGTCCAAATTCTTTTGACGAAGATGATTACAATGGATTCGATACTGCGGTGAAGATATTCGAATCAATGGAGCTTCCAAATGACACCAATTTCTATTGGGCATGCATTCATGCatttaaagaagaaagatttTGGCGCAAGTACTTTGTTGACAGAGCCGAAAGAACCACAGAAGATAAGTTGAAGTTTTTACAAGTTCTTACTGGATATACACCGGACAACGAATTCGTGGGAAAGCGGTTAGAATCTGGACAAAAGTTTGGTAGTCCAACTTGTGGGCAATGTAATTCTGGTTTCCAACAATGGGGAACACCACCAAGTGCCCCACAATGGGGAACACCGCCAAATGCGCCGCAATGGAGTTCACCTTCAAATTCTCCGCAGTGGGGTACACCGCCAAATGCTCCACAATGGGGTACACCGCCAAATGCTCCGCAGTGGGGTACACATCCTGTTCCACAATGGGGTGCACCTCAAAATTTTCAACAATGGGGTTCATTAACAAGTACTCAACAATGGGGTCCTACATCTACTGTTCCGCAATGGGGATCATCACCGACCACTCATCGATGGGGATCATCACAAGATGCTCCACAATATATTCCTCCGAGAAATGTTCAACATGGATTTTCCCTAGAAACAGAAGTACAAACTACAACACATGAAAAAGAAGTTCCTGTTTCCGAGAATGTTATCAGAGGTGTTTCACCGGAATTCACGAATTATGCTTCTACAAGTAAAGCATCACGTCCACGACGACGAGGAGGATTATTCAATATCTGGGGAACTGAACGTGGACTAAATCTAAATGAAACACAAGAAAGTGATTCCACATCGGATAACTAG
- the LOC106418564 gene encoding zinc finger A20 and AN1 domain-containing stress-associated protein 6-like, which produces MAEEHRCQTPEGHRLCANNCGFLGNSATMNLCSNCYGDLCLKQQQQGSSSLSAVSPPSPVITSISTPLIHPLVQNPSAELEVTAKDVPVTITATEQQQKRPNRCTTCRKRVGLTGFKCRCGTTFCGAHRYPEVHGCTFDFKSAGREEIAKANPLVKAGKLQKI; this is translated from the coding sequence ATGGCGGAAGAGCATCGATGTCAAACGCCGGAAGGCCACCGTCTCTGTGCTAATAACTGCGGCTTCCTCGGCAACTCCGCAACCATGAATCTATGCTCCAACTGCTACGGCGATCTCTGTCTTAAACAACAGCAGCAAGGCTCATCCTCTCTCTCCGCCGTATCTCCTCCATCGCCGGTGATAACTTCCATCTCTACTCCGTTGATCCATCCCCTCGTTCAAAACCCATCTGCTGAACTGGAGGTAACGGCGAAGGACGTGCCGGTGACGATAACGGCGACGGAGCAGCAGCAGAAACGGCCGAACCGGTGTACCACGTGTAGGAAACGGGTCGGGTTGACCGGGTTCAAGTGCCGGTGCGGGACGACGTTTTGCGGGGCCCACAGGTACCCGGAGGTCCATGGATGCACCTTCGATTTCAAATCTGCCGGTCGCGAAGAGATCGCGAAGGCCAACCCGTTGGTCAAAGCGGGGAAGCTTCAGAAGATTTGA